One region of Glycine max cultivar Williams 82 chromosome 9, Glycine_max_v4.0, whole genome shotgun sequence genomic DNA includes:
- the LOC100820290 gene encoding protein SRG1: MPPVPISPIKVGHIDDVQELRKTKPRTIPQRFVRDLTERPTLTTPLPPPHSDMPVIDFSKLSKGNKEEVLTELFNLATACEEWGFFQVINHEIDLNLLESIENLSREFFMLPLEEKQKYPMAPGTVQGYGQAFVFSEDQKLDWCNMFALGIEPQYVRNPNLWPKKPEKFSETVEEYSGEIRKLCYNLLTYIALGLGLKGDEFEEMFGVSVQAVRMNYYPPCSRPDLVLGLSPHSDGSALTVLQQAKGGPVGLQILKDNTWVPIQPIPNALVINIGDTIEVLTNGKYRSVEHRAVAHEEKARLSIVTFFAPSYEVELGPMPEFVDENHPCKYKIYNHGEYSKHYVTNKLQGKKTLEFAKIQTKNTN, from the exons ATGCCTCCCGTACCAATTTCCCCCATCAAAGTTGGGCACATTGATGATGTCCAAGAGCTAAGAAAAACCAAGCCAAGGACAATTCCTCAAAGATTTGTACGAGACTTGACAGAAAGACCAACACTCACTACACCTCTTCCCCCACCACATAGTGACATGCCAGTCATTGATTTCTCTAAGCTTAGCAAAGGGAACAAAGAGGAAGTCCTCACTGAACTTTTCAATCTTGCAACTGCTTGTGAAGAGTGGGGATTTTTTcag GTAATTAATCATGAAATTGACCTCAATCTGCTGGAGAGCATCGAGAACCTGAGCAGGGAGTTTTTCATGCTACCTTTGGAAGAGAAACAGAAATACCCTATGGCTCCAGGAACAGTCCAAGGGTATGGACAAGCTTTTGTTTTCTCAGAGGACCAAAAACTGGACTGGTGCAACATGTTTGCTCTTGGAATTGAACCTCAATATGTTAGGAACCCAAATCTATGGCCAAAGAAACCAGAAAAATTCAG CGAAACTGTGGAAGAATACTCAGGAGAAATAAGGAAACTCTGCTATAATCTGTTAACATACATAGCTTTAGGCCTTGGTTTGAAAGGGGATGAGTTTGAGGAGATGTTTGGCGTATCGGTGCAAGCCGTGAGGATGAACTACTACCCTCCATGTTCAAGACCTGACCTTGTTTTGGGTCTGAGTCCCCATTCAGATGGAAGTGCCCTCACTGTTCTGCAGCAAGCAAAGGGAGGCCCAGTGGGACTTCAGATACTCAAGGACAATACATGGGTTCCTATTCAACCAATTCCAAATGCTCTTGTCATCAACATTGGAGACACAATAGAA GTTCTTACAAATGGGAAATACAGGAGTGTGGAGCATAGAGCTGTGGCTCATGAGGAGAAAGCTAGACTCTCAATTGTGACATTTTTTGCTCCTAGCTATGAAGTGGAGCTTGGTCCAATGCCTGAGTTTGTGGATGAAAACCACCCATGCAAGTATAAAATATACAATCATGGAGAGTACAGTAAACACTATGTAACAAACAAGTTACAAGGTAAAAAGACCCTGGAATTTGCCAAGATCCAAACCAAGAACACAAACTAG
- the LOC100779134 gene encoding cullin-1 isoform X2: MLRELVKRWANHKIMVRWLSRFFHYLDRYFIARRSLPPLNEVGLTCFRDLVYKELNGKVRDAVISLIDQEREGEQIDRALLKNVLDIFVEIGMGQMDHYENDFEAAMLKDTSAYYSRKASNWILEDSCPDYMLKAEECLKREKDRVAHYLHSSSEPKLLEKVQHELLSVYANQLLEKEHSGCHALLRDDKVEDLSRMFRLFSKIPRGLDPVSSIFKQHVTAEGMALVKLAEDAVSTKKAEKKDIVGLQEQVFVRKVIELHDKYLAYVNDCFQNHTLFHKALKEAFEIFCNKGVAGSSSAELLATFCDNILKKGGSEKLSDEAIEETLEKVVKLLAYISDKDLFAEFYRKKLARRLLFDKSANDDHERSILTKLKQQCGGQFTSKMEGMVTDLTLAKENQTSFEEYLSNNPNADPGIDLTVTVLTTGFWPSYKSFDLNLPAEMVRCVEVFKEFYQTKTKHRKLTWIYSLGTCNISGKFDPKTVELIVTTYQASALLLFNSSDRLSYSEIMSQLNLSDDDVIRLLHSLSCAKYKILNKEPSTKTISSTDYFEFNSKFTDKMRRIKIPLPPVDEKKKVIEDVDKDRRYAIDASIVRIMKSRKVLNYQQLVMECVEQLGRMFKPDVKAIKKRIEDLISRDYLERDKDNANLFRYLA; this comes from the exons ATGTTAAGAGAACTTGTAAAAAGGTGGGCAAACCATAAAATTATGGTTAGGTGGCTTTCTCGTTTCTTTCACTACTTGGACCGCTACTTTATTGCTCGAAGGTCACTTCCGCCACTTAATGAAGTTGGGTTGACTTGCTTCCGTGATTTG GTTTACAAGGAACTAAACGGGAAAGTGAGAGATGCAGTGATTTCCCTT ATTGATCAAGAACGTGAAGGAGAGCAGATTGACCGAGCTTTATTGAAGAATGTATTAgatatatttgttgaaattgGAATGGGGCAAATGGATCACTATGAGAATGACTTTGAAGCTGCCATGCTCAAAGACACTTCTGCTTATTATTCTCGAAAAGCTTCAAACTGGATCCTAGAAGATTCTTGTCCTGACTATATGCTCAAG GCTGAGGAGTGCTTAAAACGGGAGAAAGATAGGGTTGCCCATTATTTGCACTCTAGCAGTGAGCCAAAGTTATTAGAG AAAGTTCAACATGAACTGTTATCTGTATATGCAAACCAACTCCTTGAAAAGGAGCATTCTGGATGTCATGCATTACTAAGAGATGACAAG GTTGAAGACTTGTCAAGGATGTTCAGGCTCTTTTCTAAAATACCCCGAGGTTTAGATCCTGTTTCCAGTATATTTAAGCAG CATGTGACCGCTGAAGGCATGGCATTAGTGAAGTTGGCTGAAGATGCAGTGAGTACCAAGAAG GCGGAGAAAAAGGATATTGTTGGTTTACAAGAGCAG GTTTTTGTTCGGAAGGTGATTGAGCTGCATGACAAGTACCTGGCATATGTGAATGATTGTTTCCAAAATCATACACTTTTCCACAAG GCTCTTAAGGAGGCTTTTGAGATCTTTTGCAACAAGGGTGTTGCTGGAAGCTCAAGTGCAGAACTGCTTGCCACTTTCTGTGACAATATTCTTAAGAAAGGAGGAAGTGAAAAATTGAGTGATGAAGCAATTGAAGAAACTCTTGAAAAG GTTGTCAAGTTGCTTGCCTATATTAGCGACAAAGATTTGTTTGCTGAATTTTATAG GAAGAAGCTTGCTCGAAGGCTCCTTTTTGACAAGAGTGCCAATGATGATCATGAGAGAAGTATTTTGACAAAACTGAAGCAACAATGTGGTGGTCAATTTACCTCGAAGATGGAAGGAATG GTTACAGATTTGACATTGGCAAAGGAGAATCAAACAAGCTTTGAGGAGTATTTAAGCAATAATCCTAATGCAGACCCTGGAATAGACTTGACAGTTACAGTTTTGACGACTGGCTTCTGGCCCAGTTACAAATCTTTTGACCTCAATCTTCCAGCAGAAATG GTTAGATGTGTTGAAGTTTTCAAggaattttatcaaacaaaaactAAGCACAGGAAACTTACTTGGATTTATTCCTTGGGAACCTGCAACATTAGTGGGAAATTCGATCCAAAAACTGTGGAGCTGATTGTAACAACTTACCAG GCTTCGGCATTGCTTCTATTTAATTCCTCAGATAGACTGAGTTATTCGGAGATAATGTCTCAGTTAAACTTATCTGATGACGATGTTATTAGACTGCTCCACTCCTTGTCATGTGCCAAGTACAAGATTCTTAACAAGGAACCGAGCACGAAAACAATATCTTCTAccgactattttgaatttaattcaaaatttacagACAAAATGAGGAGAATCAAG ATTCCTCTTCCTCCTGTTgatgagaagaaaaaagtaattGAGGATGTTGACAAAGACAGAAGATATGCCATTGATGCCTCAATTGTGCGTATTATGAAGAGTCGAAAGGTGTTAAATTACCAACAGTTAGTAATGGAGTGTGTTGAGCAGTTAGGTCGCATGTTCAAG CCTGATGTCAAGGCAATTAAGAAGCGGATTGAAGATTTGATCTCTCGAGACTACTTGGAGAGAGACAAAGATAATGCAAATTTGTTCAGGTACTTGGCGTGA
- the LOC100779134 gene encoding cullin-1 isoform X1, with translation MSMSERKTIDLDQGWDFMQKGILKLKNILEGLPEPQFSSEDYMMLYTTIYNMCTQKPPHDYSQQLYDKYRESFEEYIVSTVLPSLREKHDEFMLRELVKRWANHKIMVRWLSRFFHYLDRYFIARRSLPPLNEVGLTCFRDLVYKELNGKVRDAVISLIDQEREGEQIDRALLKNVLDIFVEIGMGQMDHYENDFEAAMLKDTSAYYSRKASNWILEDSCPDYMLKAEECLKREKDRVAHYLHSSSEPKLLEKVQHELLSVYANQLLEKEHSGCHALLRDDKVEDLSRMFRLFSKIPRGLDPVSSIFKQHVTAEGMALVKLAEDAVSTKKAEKKDIVGLQEQVFVRKVIELHDKYLAYVNDCFQNHTLFHKALKEAFEIFCNKGVAGSSSAELLATFCDNILKKGGSEKLSDEAIEETLEKVVKLLAYISDKDLFAEFYRKKLARRLLFDKSANDDHERSILTKLKQQCGGQFTSKMEGMVTDLTLAKENQTSFEEYLSNNPNADPGIDLTVTVLTTGFWPSYKSFDLNLPAEMVRCVEVFKEFYQTKTKHRKLTWIYSLGTCNISGKFDPKTVELIVTTYQASALLLFNSSDRLSYSEIMSQLNLSDDDVIRLLHSLSCAKYKILNKEPSTKTISSTDYFEFNSKFTDKMRRIKIPLPPVDEKKKVIEDVDKDRRYAIDASIVRIMKSRKVLNYQQLVMECVEQLGRMFKPDVKAIKKRIEDLISRDYLERDKDNANLFRYLA, from the exons ATGTCCATGAGTGAGCGCAAGACTATTGACCTAGATCAAGGATGGGATTTTATGCAGAAGGGCATTTTGAAGCTGAAGAACATTCTAGAAGGGCTTCCCGAGCCTCAGTTCAGCTCGGAGGACTATATGATGCTCTACAC GACCATATACAATATGTGCACTCAGAAGCCTCCTCATGACTATTCCCAACAACTGTATGACAAGTACAGGGAATCATTTGAAGAGTACATCGTATCAACG GTATTACCATCTTTGAGAGAGAAGCATGATGAATTTATGTTAAGAGAACTTGTAAAAAGGTGGGCAAACCATAAAATTATGGTTAGGTGGCTTTCTCGTTTCTTTCACTACTTGGACCGCTACTTTATTGCTCGAAGGTCACTTCCGCCACTTAATGAAGTTGGGTTGACTTGCTTCCGTGATTTG GTTTACAAGGAACTAAACGGGAAAGTGAGAGATGCAGTGATTTCCCTT ATTGATCAAGAACGTGAAGGAGAGCAGATTGACCGAGCTTTATTGAAGAATGTATTAgatatatttgttgaaattgGAATGGGGCAAATGGATCACTATGAGAATGACTTTGAAGCTGCCATGCTCAAAGACACTTCTGCTTATTATTCTCGAAAAGCTTCAAACTGGATCCTAGAAGATTCTTGTCCTGACTATATGCTCAAG GCTGAGGAGTGCTTAAAACGGGAGAAAGATAGGGTTGCCCATTATTTGCACTCTAGCAGTGAGCCAAAGTTATTAGAG AAAGTTCAACATGAACTGTTATCTGTATATGCAAACCAACTCCTTGAAAAGGAGCATTCTGGATGTCATGCATTACTAAGAGATGACAAG GTTGAAGACTTGTCAAGGATGTTCAGGCTCTTTTCTAAAATACCCCGAGGTTTAGATCCTGTTTCCAGTATATTTAAGCAG CATGTGACCGCTGAAGGCATGGCATTAGTGAAGTTGGCTGAAGATGCAGTGAGTACCAAGAAG GCGGAGAAAAAGGATATTGTTGGTTTACAAGAGCAG GTTTTTGTTCGGAAGGTGATTGAGCTGCATGACAAGTACCTGGCATATGTGAATGATTGTTTCCAAAATCATACACTTTTCCACAAG GCTCTTAAGGAGGCTTTTGAGATCTTTTGCAACAAGGGTGTTGCTGGAAGCTCAAGTGCAGAACTGCTTGCCACTTTCTGTGACAATATTCTTAAGAAAGGAGGAAGTGAAAAATTGAGTGATGAAGCAATTGAAGAAACTCTTGAAAAG GTTGTCAAGTTGCTTGCCTATATTAGCGACAAAGATTTGTTTGCTGAATTTTATAG GAAGAAGCTTGCTCGAAGGCTCCTTTTTGACAAGAGTGCCAATGATGATCATGAGAGAAGTATTTTGACAAAACTGAAGCAACAATGTGGTGGTCAATTTACCTCGAAGATGGAAGGAATG GTTACAGATTTGACATTGGCAAAGGAGAATCAAACAAGCTTTGAGGAGTATTTAAGCAATAATCCTAATGCAGACCCTGGAATAGACTTGACAGTTACAGTTTTGACGACTGGCTTCTGGCCCAGTTACAAATCTTTTGACCTCAATCTTCCAGCAGAAATG GTTAGATGTGTTGAAGTTTTCAAggaattttatcaaacaaaaactAAGCACAGGAAACTTACTTGGATTTATTCCTTGGGAACCTGCAACATTAGTGGGAAATTCGATCCAAAAACTGTGGAGCTGATTGTAACAACTTACCAG GCTTCGGCATTGCTTCTATTTAATTCCTCAGATAGACTGAGTTATTCGGAGATAATGTCTCAGTTAAACTTATCTGATGACGATGTTATTAGACTGCTCCACTCCTTGTCATGTGCCAAGTACAAGATTCTTAACAAGGAACCGAGCACGAAAACAATATCTTCTAccgactattttgaatttaattcaaaatttacagACAAAATGAGGAGAATCAAG ATTCCTCTTCCTCCTGTTgatgagaagaaaaaagtaattGAGGATGTTGACAAAGACAGAAGATATGCCATTGATGCCTCAATTGTGCGTATTATGAAGAGTCGAAAGGTGTTAAATTACCAACAGTTAGTAATGGAGTGTGTTGAGCAGTTAGGTCGCATGTTCAAG CCTGATGTCAAGGCAATTAAGAAGCGGATTGAAGATTTGATCTCTCGAGACTACTTGGAGAGAGACAAAGATAATGCAAATTTGTTCAGGTACTTGGCGTGA